From Natranaeroarchaeum aerophilus, one genomic window encodes:
- the glpA gene encoding anaerobic glycerol-3-phosphate dehydrogenase subunit GlpA: MESSTGVLVIGGGSTGTGIARDLAMRGVDVTLVEKGNLTHGTTGRMHGLLHSGGRYAVSDQESAKECIIENRILRDIASHCVEMTGGLFVQRPQDSDEYFQKKLEGCRECDIPAEVLSPEEAREVEPYLATDIERAIKVPDGAIDPFRLCVANAVSTENHGGRIETHAPVTDVLLEDGEVVGVEVTHESGPGKRVHGNEGQTEKIYADHVVNAAGAWTGRIGDMAGVDIEVRPSKGVMTVMNARQVDTVINRCKPKGDADIIVPHETAAILGTTDEEVEDPEDYAEEQWEVDLMIEELKELVPILDESRTLRSFWGVRPLYEPPDTGTEDATDITRQFFLLDHDDRDDLPGMTTIVGGKFTTYRMMAEQLSDHVCERLGIDAECRTAEVPLPGSENTGVLDDAMDQFGLRSPIARRSKQRLGSRTEEVLDVDGPNPVVCQCEGVTRAELVDAIDQSGTDLNAVRLRTRASMGNCQGGFCSRAMADLLHPEYEEAIAREAYDELFQERWKGERHALWGEQLSQAMLNYALHATTLNADSDPARLGQDVDFAAFDGGESASAERTGTGADAVATDGGHDGD; the protein is encoded by the coding sequence ATGGAATCCAGTACCGGGGTCCTCGTCATCGGCGGTGGGTCGACCGGCACCGGCATCGCGCGCGACCTCGCGATGCGAGGTGTCGACGTCACACTCGTCGAGAAGGGGAACCTTACGCACGGAACGACGGGCCGGATGCACGGCCTGCTCCACAGCGGCGGACGGTACGCCGTCTCGGATCAGGAAAGCGCCAAGGAGTGCATCATCGAGAACAGGATCCTTCGGGATATCGCAAGCCACTGCGTCGAAATGACGGGCGGTCTATTCGTCCAGCGTCCACAGGACTCGGACGAGTATTTCCAGAAGAAGCTGGAAGGCTGTCGGGAGTGTGATATCCCTGCAGAAGTACTTTCCCCCGAAGAGGCCAGAGAGGTCGAGCCGTATCTGGCCACAGATATCGAGCGCGCAATCAAGGTGCCCGACGGGGCGATCGATCCGTTCCGCCTGTGTGTCGCCAACGCCGTCAGTACCGAAAATCACGGGGGACGCATCGAGACACACGCACCGGTCACCGATGTACTCCTCGAAGATGGGGAAGTCGTCGGGGTCGAGGTGACTCACGAGAGTGGTCCGGGCAAGCGCGTGCACGGAAACGAAGGACAGACAGAGAAGATCTACGCGGACCACGTCGTCAACGCCGCCGGAGCGTGGACTGGTCGGATCGGCGATATGGCGGGCGTCGATATCGAGGTCCGCCCCTCCAAGGGGGTGATGACCGTGATGAACGCACGGCAGGTCGATACGGTCATCAACCGCTGTAAGCCGAAAGGTGACGCGGATATTATCGTTCCACACGAGACGGCCGCTATCCTCGGCACGACGGATGAAGAGGTGGAGGATCCCGAGGACTACGCCGAAGAACAGTGGGAAGTCGACCTGATGATCGAAGAGCTCAAAGAACTCGTGCCGATTTTAGACGAGTCGCGAACGCTCCGTTCGTTCTGGGGCGTCCGTCCGCTGTACGAGCCGCCGGACACGGGGACCGAAGACGCAACCGATATCACGCGACAGTTCTTCCTGCTCGACCACGACGACCGGGACGACCTCCCGGGAATGACGACGATCGTTGGCGGGAAGTTTACCACCTATCGGATGATGGCAGAGCAGCTCTCGGACCACGTCTGTGAGCGCCTCGGCATCGATGCCGAGTGCCGAACCGCTGAGGTTCCGCTGCCCGGCAGCGAGAATACGGGGGTACTCGACGATGCGATGGACCAGTTCGGCCTCCGGTCCCCGATCGCGCGCCGGAGCAAGCAGCGGCTTGGCAGTCGTACCGAGGAGGTACTCGATGTGGATGGGCCAAACCCCGTCGTCTGCCAGTGTGAGGGAGTTACTCGTGCGGAACTTGTGGATGCGATCGATCAGTCCGGCACGGATCTCAACGCGGTTCGGCTCCGAACACGAGCATCGATGGGGAACTGTCAGGGCGGCTTCTGTTCCCGTGCAATGGCTGACCTGTTACACCCCGAGTACGAGGAAGCGATCGCCAGAGAGGCATACGACGAACTGTTCCAGGAGCGCTGGAAAGGCGAGCGACACGCACTCTGGGGTGAACAGCTCTCGCAGGCGATGCTGAACTACGCGCTGCACGCGACGACGCTCAACGCCGATTCCGATCCAGCGCGACTCGGGCAGGATGTCGATTTCGCGGCGTTCGATGGCGGTGAGTCCGCCAGCGCCGAGCGTACAGGAACCGGAGCTGACGCCGTTGCGACTGACGGAGGACACGATGGCGATTGA
- the glpB gene encoding glycerol-3-phosphate dehydrogenase subunit GlpB, with protein sequence MAIEDDVLVIGGGLAGIAAAVGAHEQGARVRLVSHKQSTMRQASGLIDLLGYTPDGDGPVVDPFEAIAELPEGHPYERAGLDAVRAGIDMFDDATGEMYAGSHTDKNALVPTHGGAIKPTARYPDSAAPGIASANGDTLFVGFDSMIEFDAPVAADHLAATGVPYETDGVTIEFPGNLRDDAKVTRFAHLLDRDDEVAVDGTTMPVRTALAERVKEHADGHERIGFPAVLGDDHATEVRAELADRLGASVFEVPMGPPSLPGLRLEDRLYEYLHEIGVRVSTGNPIVDVEQVNGEIDRVVGDHTGREVPYKAQQYILATGGLVGKGIDSDREGVYEPVFNCHVPHPADRYDWFEDGAFDDHEFARFGVPVDTELRPIDADDAPEYENLRAAGSVLGGYDFPSEKSGSGVSLATGYAAGELAGDRV encoded by the coding sequence ATGGCGATTGAAGACGACGTGCTGGTGATCGGCGGCGGCCTCGCCGGCATCGCCGCCGCGGTCGGTGCACACGAACAGGGTGCCCGGGTCCGGCTCGTCTCCCACAAGCAGTCCACGATGCGACAGGCCAGCGGACTGATCGACCTGCTCGGCTACACACCGGATGGGGATGGACCCGTCGTCGATCCGTTCGAGGCGATCGCAGAGTTGCCCGAAGGGCACCCCTACGAACGGGCCGGACTCGACGCCGTCAGAGCAGGAATAGACATGTTCGACGACGCCACTGGGGAGATGTACGCTGGCAGTCATACCGACAAGAACGCGCTCGTCCCGACCCATGGCGGAGCGATCAAACCGACTGCACGGTATCCGGATAGTGCAGCGCCCGGGATCGCAAGCGCGAACGGTGATACGCTGTTTGTCGGATTCGACTCGATGATCGAGTTCGACGCCCCGGTCGCCGCGGACCATCTTGCGGCGACGGGCGTCCCGTACGAGACCGATGGCGTCACCATCGAGTTCCCTGGCAACCTTCGTGACGACGCCAAGGTGACTCGCTTTGCCCATCTACTCGATCGCGACGACGAGGTCGCTGTCGACGGCACGACGATGCCAGTTCGGACCGCCCTCGCAGAGCGTGTGAAAGAACACGCCGACGGCCACGAGCGGATCGGCTTCCCCGCGGTACTTGGCGACGATCACGCGACCGAGGTTCGTGCCGAACTGGCAGACCGACTCGGTGCCTCAGTCTTCGAGGTGCCGATGGGGCCACCAAGCCTTCCCGGACTCCGACTCGAAGACCGGCTGTACGAGTACCTTCACGAGATCGGCGTTCGCGTGTCGACTGGCAACCCGATCGTCGACGTCGAACAGGTCAACGGCGAGATCGATCGTGTCGTTGGCGACCATACCGGTCGGGAAGTGCCGTACAAGGCCCAGCAGTATATCCTCGCGACGGGTGGCCTGGTCGGGAAAGGCATCGACTCGGATCGGGAGGGTGTGTACGAACCCGTCTTCAACTGTCACGTCCCCCATCCAGCCGATCGATACGACTGGTTCGAGGACGGTGCGTTCGACGATCACGAGTTCGCCCGCTTTGGCGTCCCGGTCGATACCGAACTCCGACCGATCGATGCAGACGACGCCCCCGAATACGAGAACCTCCGGGCAGCGGGCAGTGTCCTCGGGGGCTATGACTTCCCGAGCGAGAAATCCGGCTCCGGCGTCTCCCTGGCGACAGGATACGCGGCAGGTGAACTGGCAGGTGATCGAGTATGA
- a CDS encoding DUF368 domain-containing protein, producing MREWLPIYFKGFAMGVADMVPGVSGGTIALITGIYERLVTAITTLDPRLVTYAVRPHDPAARTSFVDGVDRVDLGFLLALGAGIGTAVLAVSRVVGTVAETYPAATAAFFFGLIGASAVVLADQIRLPRRRSIPIMTAGVLIAGGVTLVTAGSVSHALPVVFVAGAIAVSAMVLPGVSGAFFLLVLGQYYFMLDALNGFVDALVGVLSGGSITEVLATGTVVVTFLTGAVVGLLTVAHLVKRALERHRAETLAFLVALMIGGLLLPAQQVTANVSVTVTTESVTTNIVEPLVPILFAVILGAAAVLALDRFTDDLEYAESETPDGTREPTAERG from the coding sequence ATGCGCGAGTGGCTACCGATCTACTTCAAGGGGTTCGCGATGGGTGTTGCGGATATGGTCCCGGGTGTCTCGGGCGGGACAATCGCGCTAATAACCGGAATTTACGAACGGCTCGTCACCGCGATTACGACGCTCGATCCACGGCTGGTTACCTATGCGGTCCGCCCCCACGACCCCGCGGCACGCACATCGTTCGTCGATGGGGTCGACCGGGTGGATCTCGGCTTTCTGCTGGCGCTCGGGGCGGGAATCGGAACCGCCGTCCTCGCCGTCTCGCGCGTCGTGGGGACAGTCGCCGAGACGTATCCCGCGGCGACAGCCGCGTTTTTCTTCGGCCTGATCGGCGCGTCAGCGGTCGTTCTCGCCGACCAGATCCGACTCCCTCGCCGTCGATCCATCCCGATCATGACCGCAGGTGTCCTGATCGCTGGGGGCGTGACGCTCGTCACTGCAGGCTCGGTCTCTCACGCGCTTCCGGTCGTCTTCGTCGCCGGAGCCATCGCCGTCAGTGCGATGGTGTTGCCCGGCGTGTCCGGGGCCTTTTTTCTGCTCGTGCTCGGACAGTACTACTTCATGCTCGACGCGCTCAACGGGTTCGTCGACGCGCTGGTTGGCGTGCTTTCGGGGGGCAGTATCACGGAGGTGCTCGCGACAGGGACGGTCGTCGTCACCTTCCTGACCGGCGCAGTCGTCGGACTGCTTACGGTTGCACACCTCGTCAAGCGTGCGCTCGAACGCCATCGAGCCGAAACGCTTGCCTTCCTCGTTGCGCTCATGATCGGGGGACTGTTGCTTCCGGCCCAGCAGGTCACAGCAAACGTTTCAGTAACTGTCACGACGGAGTCAGTCACAACAAACATCGTAGAACCGCTCGTGCCGATACTTTTCGCTGTGATCCTCGGGGCGGCAGCAGTGCTCGCGCTGGATCGGTTCACTGACGACCTGGAGTACGCCGAGTCAGAGACACCTGATGGTACCCGCGAACCGACTGCCGAAAGAGGGTAA
- a CDS encoding oligosaccharyl transferase, archaeosortase A system-associated produces the protein MSLDTDRFNLGDSESAEELLQQWYHVPALGVLLLFMFLVRIQPYGNFVRDDQVYFSGNDAYYHFRETMYVVENYPMTMPFDPWTRFPFGTSADQFGTLFDQLIATAILIVGLGSPTERQAGIVFVLAPAVFGVLCALPTYFIAKRLSGRLGGVFAVLILALLPGMFLTRSTVGFTDHHVAEVLFQATTILAMMIALTVAEREKPVYEQFLDRDWDGLDTTLKWSGLAGFSLAVYLWTWPPAVILIGILGAFFAVALCIEYVQGRSPEHIAIVGAVSLTVGAVLSLPAVDEFAITSPSTMSLLQPVVALSVAAGCVFMAWLARQWDTREINTTGYPIAVGGLVVLAVAVVAVALPSLFDTVWSQVQSQLLLGQSDTALTISEAQPTAEQPGGASGYLIDNYAFTYIFAIIALVWMVWQLLDASRFRAEVLLVVVWTIFLTLMALTQIRYHYYLAVAVAVLNGWILVQAFTLLEIPSTDQLSDVETYQVIAIVTIVLVIVFPLATGALGLSAVGQANQQHPGAVEYWDDTFDWMEGDTPEPGTFGDADEEMEYYGTYDRTDDFEYPDGAYGVMSWWDYGHWITVEGERIPTANPFQQGTDTASGFFQAQSEERADLLVEALPASERHDGTIAEMDDDELREIRDDRTDQETGEDVRYVTIDDQMAGSKFGAITQWAAAPDVDGGSVQVASDEYYDSMLGSLYYDDAQGMEGYRLVHESESFSAVGVVPSGDDEAVWAEIPAWAPSWEQVPQIEQQLAQLGYEVGEDTQIVSSVKTYERVEGATITGDAEPGETVVVAVPLEANSDRPFTYTQSVEADEDGSFEVTVPYATDNQLDTEDGYTDSAVTATDEYTVIAGEDVSAEAVAEAPIDGGQIDLSAFDEDVRVTGSTDVPEPAIYDGDERPVEFEQG, from the coding sequence ATGAGTCTCGACACCGATCGGTTCAACCTCGGCGATTCGGAGTCAGCCGAGGAGCTTCTCCAGCAGTGGTATCACGTCCCGGCGTTGGGGGTGTTGTTGCTGTTCATGTTCCTGGTCCGGATACAGCCGTACGGGAACTTCGTCCGCGACGATCAGGTCTATTTCAGCGGTAACGACGCGTACTATCACTTCCGTGAGACGATGTACGTCGTCGAAAACTATCCGATGACGATGCCGTTTGACCCGTGGACGCGGTTCCCGTTCGGGACGAGCGCGGATCAGTTCGGGACGCTGTTTGACCAGTTGATCGCAACCGCGATCCTGATCGTCGGTCTCGGCAGTCCGACCGAGCGTCAGGCGGGCATCGTCTTCGTGCTTGCACCGGCTGTCTTCGGCGTCCTCTGTGCGCTGCCGACGTATTTCATCGCGAAGCGTCTTTCGGGACGTCTCGGCGGGGTGTTTGCCGTCCTCATTCTGGCGCTACTGCCCGGCATGTTCCTCACACGCAGCACCGTGGGCTTTACCGATCATCACGTCGCGGAAGTGCTGTTTCAGGCGACGACCATCCTCGCGATGATGATCGCGTTGACTGTCGCCGAGCGAGAGAAACCGGTCTACGAGCAGTTCCTGGATCGGGACTGGGACGGACTCGATACCACACTCAAATGGAGCGGTCTGGCCGGGTTCTCTCTGGCGGTGTATCTCTGGACCTGGCCCCCTGCGGTTATCCTGATCGGCATCCTCGGCGCGTTTTTCGCGGTCGCCCTGTGTATCGAGTACGTGCAGGGTCGTAGCCCCGAACACATCGCTATCGTCGGCGCGGTGAGTCTCACTGTTGGGGCTGTTCTCTCCCTTCCGGCCGTCGACGAGTTCGCGATCACGAGCCCGTCGACGATGTCGTTGCTGCAGCCGGTCGTTGCGCTGTCGGTTGCCGCTGGCTGTGTCTTCATGGCGTGGCTCGCCCGGCAGTGGGATACACGCGAGATCAATACGACAGGCTACCCCATCGCGGTGGGTGGGCTGGTCGTTCTCGCGGTCGCAGTGGTCGCCGTTGCGTTACCGAGCCTGTTCGACACCGTCTGGAGCCAGGTCCAGAGCCAGCTCCTGCTCGGGCAGTCCGATACCGCGTTGACGATCAGCGAGGCCCAGCCGACCGCGGAACAGCCTGGCGGCGCAAGCGGGTATCTGATCGACAATTACGCATTCACCTATATTTTCGCCATCATCGCGCTCGTCTGGATGGTCTGGCAACTGCTGGATGCCAGCCGGTTTCGCGCGGAGGTCCTCCTTGTCGTGGTCTGGACGATCTTCCTGACACTGATGGCGCTGACGCAGATCCGGTATCACTACTACCTCGCCGTCGCCGTCGCCGTCCTGAACGGCTGGATTCTGGTTCAGGCGTTCACGCTCCTTGAAATTCCGTCTACTGATCAGCTCTCCGATGTCGAAACGTATCAGGTGATTGCAATCGTCACTATCGTACTCGTGATCGTCTTTCCGCTTGCCACGGGCGCACTCGGCCTCTCGGCAGTGGGGCAGGCGAATCAACAACATCCCGGCGCGGTCGAATACTGGGACGATACGTTCGACTGGATGGAGGGCGATACGCCCGAGCCGGGGACCTTCGGTGACGCCGACGAGGAGATGGAGTACTACGGAACCTACGATCGGACCGACGACTTCGAGTATCCGGACGGTGCGTACGGCGTGATGTCGTGGTGGGACTACGGTCACTGGATCACTGTCGAGGGCGAGCGAATACCGACTGCGAACCCGTTCCAGCAGGGCACTGATACCGCCAGCGGGTTCTTCCAGGCACAGTCCGAGGAGCGCGCGGACCTGTTGGTAGAGGCGCTGCCCGCTTCCGAGCGTCACGACGGGACGATTGCCGAGATGGACGACGACGAGCTCCGCGAGATCCGGGACGACCGGACCGACCAGGAAACTGGCGAGGACGTCCGGTACGTTACGATCGACGATCAGATGGCGGGCAGCAAGTTCGGCGCGATTACGCAGTGGGCAGCAGCCCCCGACGTGGACGGCGGCAGCGTGCAGGTCGCCAGCGATGAGTACTACGACTCGATGCTCGGCTCGCTGTACTACGACGACGCTCAGGGGATGGAGGGCTACCGACTCGTCCACGAGAGCGAGTCGTTCTCGGCCGTCGGTGTGGTTCCCAGTGGTGATGACGAGGCCGTGTGGGCCGAAATTCCTGCGTGGGCACCTAGCTGGGAGCAAGTACCCCAAATAGAACAACAGCTGGCACAGCTTGGCTACGAGGTCGGAGAGGATACTCAAATCGTCTCCTCGGTCAAAACATACGAGCGCGTCGAAGGGGCGACGATCACTGGTGACGCGGAACCGGGTGAGACCGTTGTCGTGGCAGTACCGCTTGAGGCAAACAGCGATCGGCCGTTCACTTACACCCAGTCCGTCGAGGCTGACGAGGACGGCTCGTTCGAGGTGACGGTCCCTTACGCGACGGACAACCAGCTCGACACGGAGGATGGTTACACCGATAGCGCGGTGACGGCGACCGACGAGTACACCGTGATTGCGGGAGAGGACGTCTCCGCCGAGGCGGTTGCCGAGGCTCCGATCGACGGCGGACAGATCGATCTGTCGGCGTTTGATGAGGACGTTCGCGTGACCGGCAGCACTGACGTGCCAGAACCCGCAATCTACGACGGCGACGAGCGCCCGGTCGAGTTCGAGCAGGGCTGA
- a CDS encoding anaerobic glycerol-3-phosphate dehydrogenase subunit C, with product MSDSQQPSDFEPVDVFAETDGMDLRPGSDDCYKCSTCDTNCPVAEVDDDFPGPKFQGPEQWRLKRKDDYDIDDSITDCSNCLRCDTSCPSEVPLSQMHNTARSQYVDNQMSKLSVEYIRNRILSNYRTSAYLASLFPRTATFVMNFGPVRWVMEKGLGIPSERDFPEFATTTFRQWWKQRGGAQVQNPDKRVAYFHGCYSNYNTPEVAKALVHVYEELGYEIMVPEQKCSGTPMFANGMLSDARRHAETNVESLTAAIEDGADIIASCTSCSLALRQEYPELFDIDGIEDVSNHTYDALEYLRIYEDLEAELEGAKVDFPDLAYHAPCHSRNQGLDGQALELIENIDGVMAEDVGDSCSGISGTYGWKTEHYEVSMEIGEEMFEHMEHAEGDVGMTECPTCAMQMEHGTGYEIKHPLEVLEAALVSEE from the coding sequence ATGAGTGATTCCCAGCAACCCAGTGATTTCGAACCGGTAGATGTGTTCGCGGAAACGGACGGGATGGATCTCCGTCCCGGCTCCGACGACTGTTACAAGTGCTCGACCTGCGATACGAACTGTCCGGTCGCGGAAGTCGACGACGATTTCCCCGGCCCCAAGTTCCAGGGTCCCGAACAGTGGCGGCTCAAACGAAAGGACGATTACGATATCGACGACTCGATCACGGACTGTTCGAACTGTCTCCGGTGTGATACCTCCTGTCCATCCGAGGTCCCGTTGAGTCAGATGCACAACACGGCACGGAGCCAGTACGTCGACAACCAGATGAGCAAGCTCTCGGTGGAGTATATCCGGAACCGTATCCTGTCGAACTACCGGACCTCCGCCTATCTTGCGAGTCTGTTCCCCCGGACGGCGACCTTCGTGATGAACTTCGGTCCGGTCCGGTGGGTCATGGAAAAGGGGCTTGGAATCCCGAGCGAACGCGATTTCCCCGAATTCGCGACGACGACCTTCCGTCAGTGGTGGAAACAACGCGGCGGTGCACAGGTCCAGAACCCCGACAAGCGCGTCGCGTACTTCCATGGCTGTTACTCGAACTACAACACCCCAGAAGTCGCAAAAGCGCTCGTACACGTCTACGAGGAGCTGGGCTACGAGATCATGGTTCCCGAACAGAAGTGTTCGGGGACGCCGATGTTCGCTAACGGGATGTTGAGCGACGCACGACGGCACGCGGAGACGAACGTCGAGAGTCTGACGGCAGCGATCGAGGACGGAGCAGACATTATCGCCTCCTGTACCTCCTGTTCGCTGGCGCTCCGCCAGGAGTACCCGGAACTGTTCGACATCGACGGGATCGAGGACGTCTCGAATCACACCTACGACGCGCTGGAGTACCTGCGAATCTACGAGGATCTCGAAGCCGAACTCGAGGGCGCGAAAGTCGACTTCCCCGATCTGGCATATCACGCACCGTGTCACTCGCGGAATCAGGGTCTCGACGGGCAAGCGCTCGAGTTGATCGAGAACATCGACGGCGTCATGGCCGAAGACGTTGGTGACTCCTGTTCGGGTATCTCCGGCACCTACGGCTGGAAAACGGAACACTACGAGGTGTCGATGGAGATCGGTGAAGAGATGTTCGAGCACATGGAACATGCCGAAGGTGACGTCGGCATGACCGAATGTCCAACCTGCGCGATGCAGATGGAACACGGGACGGGCTACGAGATCAAACATCCACTGGAGGTACTCGAAGCCGCACTGGTCTCGGAAGAATAA
- the glpK gene encoding glycerol kinase GlpK: MTQDTYVGAVDQGTTGTRFMVFDHSGQVVANAYEKHEQIYPEPGWVEHDPREIWENTKQVIQDALNDAGLTPDQLEAIGVTNQRETTLLWDADTGRPLHNALVWQDRRTTDRIETLQEEGKADDVQAKTGLEPDAYFSATKAEWLLDNADPIKTQRARPADVRERAAEGDVLFGTIDTWVIYNLTGNHITDVSNASRTMLFDIHEMEWDDELCEEFRVPKEMLPEVRPSSDEKTYGSTDSDGFLNAEVPVAGALGDQQAALFGQTCFEAGDAKNTYGTGSFFLMNTGNEAVTSENGLLTTVGFQRSGEEVQYALEGSIFITGAAIEWLNDMDLIEDAAETEELARSVDSTDGVYFVPAFTGLGAPHWDQRARGTIVGMTRGTRREHIVRATLESIAYQTRDVAEAMEADSGIDMQTLRVDGGAVKNNYLCQLQSDIIDTDIARPEVDETTALGSAYAAGLAVGYWSDLDELTANWQIDREFEPEMSNEEADKLYSRWSDAIDRSRDWARDGGD; encoded by the coding sequence ATGACACAAGACACCTACGTCGGCGCAGTCGACCAGGGAACGACAGGAACGCGCTTCATGGTGTTCGACCACAGCGGGCAGGTAGTGGCGAACGCCTACGAGAAACACGAACAGATCTACCCGGAGCCGGGCTGGGTCGAGCACGACCCCCGCGAGATCTGGGAGAACACGAAACAGGTCATTCAGGACGCACTCAACGATGCTGGCCTGACCCCGGACCAGCTGGAAGCGATCGGCGTGACGAACCAGCGCGAGACGACGCTGCTGTGGGACGCCGATACGGGTCGGCCGCTCCACAACGCACTGGTCTGGCAGGACCGCCGGACGACCGACCGAATCGAGACGCTGCAAGAGGAAGGTAAAGCGGACGACGTACAGGCCAAAACCGGTCTCGAACCCGATGCGTATTTCTCCGCGACGAAAGCCGAATGGTTGCTGGACAACGCTGACCCGATCAAGACCCAGCGCGCCCGCCCCGCCGACGTTCGCGAACGCGCCGCAGAGGGCGACGTGCTCTTTGGCACGATCGACACGTGGGTCATCTACAACCTGACTGGCAACCACATCACCGATGTCTCGAACGCATCGCGGACGATGCTGTTTGACATCCACGAGATGGAGTGGGACGACGAACTCTGTGAGGAGTTCCGCGTGCCCAAGGAGATGCTGCCGGAGGTCCGTCCCTCCAGCGACGAGAAGACGTACGGCTCGACCGACTCCGATGGCTTCCTGAACGCGGAAGTCCCTGTCGCCGGTGCGCTCGGGGACCAGCAGGCGGCCCTGTTCGGCCAGACGTGTTTCGAGGCTGGCGATGCAAAGAACACCTACGGAACAGGGAGCTTCTTCCTGATGAACACGGGCAACGAGGCCGTCACCAGTGAAAACGGCCTGTTGACGACTGTTGGCTTCCAGCGCTCGGGTGAGGAGGTCCAGTACGCGCTCGAAGGATCGATCTTCATCACCGGCGCGGCGATCGAGTGGCTCAACGATATGGATCTCATCGAGGACGCCGCCGAGACCGAGGAGCTCGCGCGCAGCGTCGACTCGACGGACGGCGTCTACTTCGTTCCCGCGTTTACTGGACTCGGTGCGCCACACTGGGACCAGCGTGCACGCGGGACGATCGTCGGCATGACGCGTGGGACCCGACGCGAGCACATCGTGCGGGCAACCCTCGAATCCATCGCGTATCAGACCCGCGACGTCGCCGAAGCGATGGAGGCCGACAGCGGGATCGACATGCAGACGCTGCGTGTCGACGGCGGTGCAGTCAAGAACAACTACCTCTGTCAGCTCCAGTCCGACATCATCGACACGGATATCGCACGTCCGGAGGTCGACGAGACGACGGCGCTTGGCTCGGCCTACGCGGCCGGTCTCGCGGTCGGCTACTGGTCTGACCTCGACGAACTCACCGCGAACTGGCAGATCGACCGAGAGTTCGAGCCCGAGATGTCGAACGAGGAGGCGGACAAACTGTACAGCCGCTGGTCCGACGCCATCGACCGCTCCCGTGACTGGGCCCGTGACGGTGGTGACTGA
- a CDS encoding Cdc6/Cdc18 family protein, whose protein sequence is MDLSERIARRQQTTAAQSVITQESALNPAVHLPEPIGRGAILERLLDALGPVFEGSIPENVAVCGPGGAGKSAIVTSLFSHLNESFTETSGSIGTTTRSGSAAPAAQFAYVNTRQIDSAFQFYHAILDTVSSEPVPRRGIGTDELAERLEATIQGTRPVVIAVDHIEEGGLSVDEATELLEPVEASVCLLVIHNDGISDWSGEVVDVPRYQTHALVDLLAERASYGLASGTVSHEVAREVASWADGDAHDALAALFGAAIHAQESEHDHITSDDVTAGMEAVPEDCIQIGRVLALPDNRRNVLLELLSVGPEAATISEVAAEIGRRIDLSPNTVQRFVYELAETGILERTVINRSSSDGRRPTTVVPRFPTLVFQRLEARR, encoded by the coding sequence ATGGATCTGAGCGAACGGATCGCCCGTCGCCAGCAGACGACCGCGGCGCAGTCGGTTATCACCCAGGAGAGTGCGCTGAATCCAGCCGTACACCTCCCGGAGCCGATTGGTCGTGGGGCGATACTGGAGCGACTGCTCGATGCGCTCGGTCCTGTCTTCGAGGGGTCGATCCCTGAAAACGTCGCAGTCTGTGGTCCAGGTGGTGCGGGTAAATCGGCAATTGTCACCTCACTGTTTTCACATCTGAACGAGAGCTTCACCGAAACGAGCGGATCGATCGGAACGACGACCCGGTCGGGCTCTGCTGCCCCAGCCGCGCAGTTCGCGTATGTCAACACCAGACAGATCGACAGTGCGTTCCAGTTCTATCACGCGATCCTTGATACGGTTTCGTCGGAACCAGTCCCCCGCCGCGGAATCGGAACCGACGAACTCGCGGAGCGTCTCGAAGCGACGATACAGGGCACTCGGCCGGTCGTCATCGCAGTCGACCACATCGAGGAGGGAGGGCTATCGGTCGACGAAGCGACCGAGCTTCTCGAACCGGTCGAGGCGTCAGTGTGTCTCCTTGTGATCCACAACGATGGGATCAGCGACTGGTCAGGAGAGGTCGTCGACGTCCCACGCTACCAGACGCACGCGCTGGTCGATCTGCTCGCCGAACGGGCTTCCTACGGACTGGCGAGTGGGACCGTCTCTCACGAAGTCGCCCGCGAGGTTGCAAGCTGGGCGGACGGGGACGCACACGACGCTCTCGCCGCGCTGTTTGGTGCTGCGATTCACGCTCAGGAGAGCGAACACGACCACATCACGTCCGACGACGTCACCGCCGGTATGGAGGCGGTACCGGAGGACTGCATCCAGATCGGACGCGTGCTCGCCCTGCCGGATAACCGTCGGAACGTACTGCTCGAACTGCTCTCGGTCGGGCCGGAAGCGGCGACGATCAGCGAAGTCGCGGCTGAGATCGGCCGCCGGATCGATCTCTCGCCGAACACCGTCCAGCGGTTCGTCTACGAACTGGCGGAGACGGGAATTCTCGAACGGACCGTCATCAACAGGAGCAGTTCCGACGGACGGCGTCCAACCACTGTCGTCCCACGGTTCCCGACGCTCGTGTTCCAGCGTCTCGAAGCCAGGCGGTAG